A genome region from Rhodanobacter thiooxydans includes the following:
- a CDS encoding ABC transporter ATP-binding protein produces MPPHPFPEPAGSSELTRSFLGVFRYSGRALELVWSTSQPLTVALALLTLVAGLLPAGVAWVGAHIVDAVVNASRAWSASGQAGLRPVYEWVALEGVLVAALAGAQRGLSMCQSLLRAQLGQRVNVMILEKALTLELAHFEDSEFYDKLTRARREASSRPLSLVTRTFGLGQNAISLLSYGSLLLQFSPWAVAVLLLAGLPAFFAETKFSGDAFRLFRWRSPETRMQLYLETVLAREDHAKEVKLFGLGPLLLGRYRGIFDKLYRDDRDLTVRRESWGFGLGLLGTLTLYGAYAWIAASTVAARITLGQMTMYLMLFRQGQAAVSAMLSAIGGMYEDNLYLSTLYEYLETPVPPATGMAQRGAKPDDGIRFEHVGFTYPGAGEPALHDINLHIRPGESLALVGQNGSGKTTLIKLLTRLYAPDRGRILLDGTDLREWDEATLLQRIGVIFQDFARYQMRVGENVGVGDVGHFEDEARWRDASDKGMASDFIDSLPAGFHTQLGKWFNDGRELSGGQWQKIALARAFMRSRADILVLDEPTAAMDAQAEATIFEHFRELSGGRIAILISHRFSTVRMADQIIVIQDGRIVEHGNHQQLMALGGHYAQLFSLQAQGYR; encoded by the coding sequence GTGCCGCCCCACCCTTTCCCCGAACCCGCTGGATCGAGCGAACTCACCCGCAGCTTCCTGGGCGTGTTCCGCTATAGCGGGCGCGCGCTGGAACTGGTGTGGAGCACCAGCCAACCACTGACCGTCGCGCTGGCGCTGCTGACCCTGGTCGCCGGCCTGCTGCCGGCCGGCGTGGCCTGGGTCGGCGCGCACATCGTCGATGCGGTGGTGAACGCCAGCCGTGCGTGGTCCGCCAGCGGCCAGGCAGGCTTGCGGCCGGTATACGAATGGGTGGCGCTGGAAGGCGTGCTGGTGGCGGCGCTGGCCGGCGCACAGCGCGGGCTTTCAATGTGCCAATCGCTGCTGCGCGCGCAACTGGGCCAGCGCGTCAACGTGATGATCCTGGAGAAGGCGCTCACGCTGGAACTGGCGCACTTCGAGGACTCCGAGTTCTACGACAAGCTCACCCGCGCCCGCCGCGAGGCATCCAGCCGGCCGCTGTCGCTGGTCACGCGCACGTTCGGGCTGGGCCAGAACGCGATCTCGCTGCTCAGCTACGGCAGCCTGCTGCTGCAGTTCTCGCCGTGGGCGGTGGCCGTGCTGCTGCTGGCCGGGCTGCCGGCGTTCTTCGCCGAAACGAAGTTCTCCGGCGACGCATTCCGGCTGTTCCGCTGGCGCTCGCCGGAAACGCGCATGCAGCTGTACCTGGAAACCGTGCTGGCGCGCGAGGACCACGCCAAGGAAGTGAAGCTGTTCGGCCTCGGCCCGCTGCTGCTGGGCCGCTATCGTGGCATCTTCGACAAGCTCTACCGCGACGACCGCGACCTCACCGTGCGGCGCGAGAGCTGGGGCTTCGGGCTGGGCCTGCTAGGCACGCTCACGCTGTACGGCGCGTACGCGTGGATTGCGGCAAGCACCGTGGCCGCGCGCATCACACTGGGCCAGATGACGATGTACCTGATGCTGTTCCGCCAGGGCCAGGCGGCGGTGTCGGCGATGCTGTCGGCGATCGGCGGCATGTACGAGGACAACCTGTACCTGTCCACCCTGTACGAATACCTGGAGACCCCGGTGCCGCCCGCCACCGGCATGGCGCAACGCGGCGCTAAGCCCGACGACGGCATCCGCTTCGAGCACGTCGGCTTCACCTACCCCGGCGCCGGCGAGCCGGCGCTGCACGACATCAACCTGCACATCCGTCCCGGCGAATCGCTGGCCCTGGTCGGCCAGAACGGTTCAGGCAAGACCACCCTGATCAAGCTGCTCACGCGGCTGTACGCGCCGGACCGCGGCCGCATCCTGCTCGACGGCACCGACCTGCGCGAGTGGGACGAGGCCACCCTGCTGCAACGCATCGGGGTGATCTTCCAGGACTTCGCGCGCTACCAGATGCGCGTGGGCGAGAACGTGGGTGTCGGCGACGTCGGCCATTTCGAGGACGAAGCACGCTGGCGCGACGCCAGCGACAAGGGCATGGCCAGCGACTTCATCGACAGCCTGCCGGCCGGCTTTCACACGCAACTGGGCAAATGGTTCAACGACGGCCGCGAGCTGTCCGGCGGGCAGTGGCAGAAGATCGCGCTGGCCCGTGCCTTCATGCGCTCGCGTGCCGACATCCTGGTGCTGGACGAACCCACCGCCGCGATGGACGCGCAAGCCGAAGCCACCATCTTCGAACACTTCCGCGAACTCTCCGGCGGCCGCATCGCCATCCTGATCTCGCACCGCTTCTCCACCGTGCGCATGGCCGACCAGATCATCGTGATCCAGGACGGCCGCATCGTCGAACACGGCAACCACCAGCAGCTGATGGCGCTGGGCGGGCACTACGCGCAGCTGTTTTCGCTGCAGGCGCAGGGGTATCGGTGA
- the msrA gene encoding peptide-methionine (S)-S-oxide reductase MsrA, with product MIRRSTFQSVSLAALLMLGANACQPVSAASGALPAPTVDTPETAAHGEQVAVLAGGCFWGVEAVFEHVRGVNEVIAGYSGGDADTAHYDEVSAGDTGHAESVQVHFDPAQVSYGTLLQVFFSVALDPTERNRQGPDVGSQYRSVIFYANPEQQRIAGAYIAQLTAAKTFPAPIVTQVVPLRAFYPAEAYHQHYFQRHPYNPYIAINDAPKVAQLRQLLPELYQVSL from the coding sequence ATGATCCGTCGCAGCACATTCCAGTCCGTGTCGCTGGCCGCCCTGCTGATGCTGGGCGCGAACGCCTGCCAACCGGTATCCGCCGCCAGCGGCGCGCTCCCGGCGCCGACCGTCGATACCCCGGAAACCGCCGCCCACGGCGAGCAGGTCGCGGTGCTGGCTGGCGGCTGCTTCTGGGGCGTCGAGGCGGTGTTCGAGCACGTCAGGGGCGTGAACGAGGTGATCGCCGGCTACTCCGGCGGCGACGCCGACACCGCACATTACGACGAGGTCAGCGCGGGCGACACCGGCCACGCCGAATCGGTGCAGGTGCATTTCGACCCGGCCCAGGTCAGTTACGGCACGCTGCTGCAGGTGTTCTTCTCGGTCGCACTCGACCCGACCGAGCGGAACCGGCAAGGCCCCGACGTGGGCAGCCAGTACCGCTCGGTGATCTTCTACGCCAACCCCGAGCAGCAGCGCATCGCCGGCGCCTATATCGCGCAGCTGACCGCGGCGAAAACCTTCCCGGCGCCGATCGTTACCCAGGTAGTGCCGCTGCGCGCGTTCTACCCGGCCGAGGCGTACCACCAGCATTACTTCCAGCGGCACCCGTACAACCCATACATCGCCATCAACGACGCGCCGAAAGTGGCGCAGCTGCGACAGCTGCTCCCCGAGCTATACCAGGTCTCTCTGTAG
- a CDS encoding arylamine N-acetyltransferase family protein, which translates to MHGSIDLDAYLRRIGWHGSVAADLASLRGLAVAHVAAIPFESLSPLLGLPVPLDTPALERKLVHEGRGGYCFEQNLLFAAVLCTIGFDVSGLIARVLWQHPEDAVTAQTHMLLRVELDGASWLADVGFGNQVLTGVLRLQADVEQPTGHEPFRLVERDGEWRMQSCVRGQWLTLYRFDLRRCEMVDYVVANHYVSTHPASRFPHNLIAARTTADRRLSLLNHEFTVRRLGREPERHRLADVAQIRHVLEHEFLLRLPPHAGLIPTCVQ; encoded by the coding sequence ATGCACGGTTCCATTGATCTGGATGCCTACCTGCGGCGCATCGGCTGGCACGGCAGCGTGGCCGCCGACCTGGCCAGCTTGCGCGGGCTGGCCGTGGCGCATGTGGCGGCGATCCCGTTCGAGAGCCTCTCCCCGCTGCTGGGCCTGCCGGTGCCGCTGGATACGCCCGCGCTGGAACGCAAGCTGGTGCACGAGGGCCGCGGCGGCTATTGCTTCGAGCAGAACCTGCTGTTCGCCGCGGTACTGTGCACGATCGGCTTCGACGTATCCGGGCTGATCGCGCGGGTGCTGTGGCAGCACCCGGAGGATGCGGTCACCGCGCAGACCCACATGCTGCTGCGCGTCGAGCTGGACGGAGCGAGCTGGCTGGCGGACGTCGGTTTCGGCAACCAGGTGCTGACCGGCGTACTGCGGCTGCAGGCCGACGTGGAACAGCCGACCGGCCACGAGCCGTTCCGGCTGGTCGAGCGCGATGGCGAATGGCGCATGCAGTCATGCGTGCGCGGGCAGTGGCTGACGCTGTACCGATTCGACCTGCGCCGCTGCGAGATGGTCGACTACGTGGTGGCCAACCACTACGTCTCCACGCACCCGGCCTCGCGCTTTCCGCACAACCTGATCGCGGCGCGCACTACCGCCGACCGGCGCCTGAGCCTGCTCAACCATGAGTTCACCGTGCGCCGGCTGGGCCGGGAGCCCGAGCGGCACCGGCTGGCTGACGTCGCCCAGATCCGCCACGTGCTGGAACATGAATTCCTGCTACGCCTGCCGCCGCACGCTGGCCTGATACCAACTTGCGTTCAATAA
- a CDS encoding winged helix-turn-helix domain-containing protein, translating into MKTLIGNDKATVKRLAERLKQAGSHREYQRIQCVLLRATLGSSAQEIAQILGWSASTVHTIHSRWAKEGEAIFALNERGGRHHQYLSEEEEKALLEPFVRQAEMGGMLRALDIRQAYAARVGKPVALSTIYRLLERHGWRKVIPRPRHPKADVSAQAAYKKTAALRSRRGRASG; encoded by the coding sequence GTGAAGACACTGATCGGCAACGACAAGGCCACGGTGAAGCGACTGGCGGAGCGACTGAAGCAAGCCGGATCGCATCGCGAGTACCAGCGAATCCAGTGCGTGCTGCTACGGGCCACACTGGGGAGCTCGGCGCAGGAGATTGCCCAGATCCTGGGATGGTCGGCGTCGACCGTCCATACGATCCATTCGCGCTGGGCCAAGGAAGGTGAGGCGATCTTCGCGCTGAACGAGCGTGGCGGCCGCCATCATCAGTACTTGAGCGAGGAAGAGGAGAAGGCACTGCTGGAGCCGTTTGTGCGACAGGCCGAGATGGGTGGGATGTTGCGTGCCTTGGATATCCGGCAGGCATATGCGGCACGGGTCGGCAAACCGGTGGCGCTGTCGACGATCTATCGCCTGTTGGAGCGGCATGGTTGGCGCAAGGTGATTCCACGGCCCCGCCACCCGAAGGCAGACGTTTCGGCCCAAGCGGCATATAAAAAAACTGCGGCGCTGCGTTCGCGCCGAGGTCGCGCGTCAGGCTAG
- a CDS encoding IS630 family transposase, giving the protein MRRCVRAEVARQARCGRPVRLMFQDEGRFGLLGSPRRCWAPSPTRPVVGARLERQYIYAFAAVSPHDGVLDSLILPWVNAEAMSLFLAEVAGRHPGEFILMVMDQAGWHQANALVVPDSMRLVFLPPYSPELNPAEHLWKALREQDFGNEVFKNLDAVETTLAGGLRALEVDHDQTQSLTGFKWITSISLNAN; this is encoded by the coding sequence CTGCGGCGCTGCGTTCGCGCCGAGGTCGCGCGTCAGGCTAGGTGCGGTCGCCCGGTTCGCTTGATGTTCCAGGACGAGGGGCGGTTTGGCCTGCTCGGCTCGCCACGGCGATGTTGGGCGCCCTCACCGACACGTCCTGTCGTGGGGGCGCGGCTGGAACGTCAATACATCTACGCCTTCGCCGCCGTGAGTCCTCACGACGGCGTCCTCGACAGTCTCATCTTGCCGTGGGTCAATGCCGAGGCCATGTCCCTGTTCCTGGCCGAAGTGGCCGGTCGCCATCCTGGCGAGTTCATTCTCATGGTCATGGATCAAGCCGGCTGGCATCAGGCAAACGCCCTGGTCGTTCCCGACTCCATGCGCCTGGTGTTCCTTCCCCCCTATAGCCCCGAGCTCAACCCAGCCGAGCATCTCTGGAAGGCCTTGCGCGAGCAAGACTTCGGCAACGAGGTCTTCAAGAACCTCGATGCCGTCGAAACGACCCTAGCCGGCGGATTGCGCGCACTGGAAGTCGATCACGACCAAACCCAGTCTTTGACCGGCTTCAAGTGGATAACTTCTATATCATTGAACGCAAATTAG
- a CDS encoding RNA-binding S4 domain-containing protein — MQIIDFELEGDYVELNLLLKLVGLCDSGGAGKAIVASGAVRVDGATELRKTCKIRAGQVVRIDDAEIHVLADPNPHDSRSR, encoded by the coding sequence ATGCAAATCATCGACTTTGAACTGGAAGGCGACTACGTCGAACTGAACCTGCTGCTGAAGCTGGTCGGTCTGTGCGACAGCGGCGGCGCTGGCAAGGCGATCGTGGCCAGTGGCGCAGTGCGCGTGGACGGCGCGACCGAGCTGCGCAAGACCTGCAAGATCCGCGCAGGCCAGGTCGTGCGCATCGATGACGCCGAAATCCATGTGCTGGCCGACCCCAACCCGCACGACTCACGCTCCCGGTAG
- a CDS encoding barstar family protein, whose translation MNPHGFDLDLTKPGLSGVYFVGVNDLDRLARAATRDELHVCRTDLAGCRDKNELLRRLAVSLQLPASFGHNWDALADCLRDLGWLPAWGHVLLFDHADELRQAAAADYDILLGILDDAATFGAEHDRPWFAFLALPDSAFDERPTA comes from the coding sequence ATGAATCCGCACGGTTTCGATCTGGACCTGACCAAGCCCGGCCTGAGCGGGGTGTATTTCGTCGGCGTCAACGATCTGGACCGCCTGGCGCGCGCCGCCACGCGCGATGAACTGCACGTATGCCGCACCGACCTCGCTGGCTGCCGCGACAAGAACGAACTGCTGCGCCGCCTCGCCGTCTCGCTGCAGCTGCCGGCCAGCTTCGGCCACAACTGGGACGCGCTGGCCGATTGCCTGCGCGACCTCGGCTGGCTGCCGGCGTGGGGCCACGTGCTGCTGTTCGACCATGCCGACGAACTGCGCCAGGCCGCCGCGGCCGACTACGACATCCTGCTCGGCATCCTCGACGACGCGGCCACCTTCGGCGCAGAACACGACCGCCCATGGTTCGCGTTCCTCGCACTGCCCGACAGCGCGTTCGACGAACGCCCCACCGCCTGA